Proteins encoded by one window of Enterobacter hormaechei subsp. xiangfangensis:
- a CDS encoding cupin domain-containing protein, with translation MFIFHKETTLEDLGNGVTRRILAHDGRMMAVEVNFEEGAIGPMHNHPHEQLTYVLSGEFEFTIGEEKHVVTAGDTLYKAPHVMHGCVCLKPGTLLDTFTPVREDFLK, from the coding sequence ATGTTTATTTTCCATAAAGAGACCACGCTTGAGGATCTGGGCAACGGCGTGACGCGTCGTATTCTGGCGCACGACGGCAGGATGATGGCGGTGGAAGTGAATTTCGAGGAAGGCGCGATTGGCCCGATGCATAACCACCCGCATGAGCAACTCACCTACGTTCTCTCGGGGGAATTTGAGTTCACCATTGGCGAGGAGAAGCATGTGGTGACCGCGGGCGACACCCTCTATAAAGCGCCGCACGTGATGCACGGCTGCGTTTGCCTGAAACCCGGCACCCTGCTGGATACCTTTACGCCGGTACGCGAAGATTTCCTGAAATAA
- a CDS encoding ABC transporter substrate-binding protein: protein MKKVLLSAAISATLGLTALPSMAQNVDLRMSWWGGNGRHQVTLKALEEFHKQNPDINVKAEYTGWDGHLSRLTTQIAGGTEPDVMQTNWNWLPIFSKTGDGFYDLNKMKDVIDLSQFDPKELQTTTVDGKLNGIPISVTARVFYFNDETWKKAGIAYPKTWDELMAAGKTFESKLGKQYYPVILEHQDTLALLNSYMIQKYNIPAVDEKTKKFSYTKEQWVEFFQTYKKLIDSHVMPDTKYYASFGKSNMYEMKPWIQGEWGGTYMWNSTINKYSDNLKPPAKLELGNYPMLPGATDAGLFFKPAQMLSIGKTTKNPEAAAKLINFLLNSKEGVDTLGLERGVPLSKVAVQYLTEDGTIKEDDPSVAGLRLAQSLPAKLTVSPYFDDPQIVAQFGTSLQYIDYGQKTVEESAADFQRQAERILRRAMR, encoded by the coding sequence ATGAAAAAAGTGCTTTTAAGCGCAGCAATCTCCGCGACCCTGGGTCTTACCGCTTTGCCATCGATGGCGCAGAATGTGGATTTACGGATGTCCTGGTGGGGCGGCAACGGCCGTCACCAGGTCACCCTGAAAGCGCTGGAAGAGTTCCATAAGCAGAACCCGGACATCAACGTGAAAGCGGAATACACCGGCTGGGATGGTCACCTCTCCCGTCTGACCACCCAGATTGCGGGCGGCACCGAGCCGGACGTAATGCAGACGAACTGGAACTGGCTGCCGATCTTCTCGAAAACCGGTGACGGCTTCTACGATCTGAACAAGATGAAGGACGTGATTGACCTGTCGCAGTTCGATCCCAAAGAGCTGCAAACCACCACCGTGGACGGCAAGCTGAACGGCATTCCGATCTCGGTGACGGCGCGCGTGTTCTACTTCAATGACGAAACCTGGAAAAAAGCGGGTATTGCGTACCCGAAAACCTGGGACGAGCTGATGGCGGCCGGTAAAACCTTCGAGAGCAAGCTCGGCAAGCAATACTATCCGGTGATACTGGAGCATCAGGATACGCTGGCGCTGCTGAATTCGTACATGATCCAGAAGTACAACATTCCTGCGGTGGATGAGAAAACCAAAAAGTTCAGCTACACAAAGGAACAGTGGGTAGAGTTTTTCCAGACCTACAAAAAGCTGATCGACAGCCACGTCATGCCGGACACCAAATACTATGCCTCTTTCGGTAAGAGCAACATGTATGAGATGAAGCCGTGGATCCAGGGTGAATGGGGCGGCACCTACATGTGGAACTCCACCATCAACAAATATTCCGACAACCTGAAGCCACCGGCGAAACTGGAGCTGGGCAACTACCCAATGCTGCCGGGCGCCACCGACGCAGGTCTGTTCTTCAAACCGGCGCAGATGCTGTCGATTGGTAAGACGACCAAAAACCCGGAGGCGGCAGCGAAGCTAATTAATTTCCTGCTCAACAGCAAAGAAGGGGTCGATACGCTGGGTCTTGAGCGTGGCGTACCGCTGAGCAAAGTAGCGGTGCAGTATCTGACCGAAGACGGCACCATTAAAGAGGACGATCCTTCCGTGGCAGGCCTGCGCCTGGCGCAGTCGCTGCCGGCGAAACTCACCGTCTCGCCATACTTTGACGACCCACAGATTGTGGCGCAGTTCGGTACCTCTTTGCAGTATATCGACTACGGGCAGAAAACCGTGGAAGAGTCGGCCGCTGACTTCCAGCGTCAGGCGGAGCGTATTTTGAGACGTGCGATGCGGTAA
- the lysA gene encoding diaminopimelate decarboxylase yields MPRPLNQTETDLNADNLLRLPAEFGCPVWVYDAQIVREKIAALHQFDVVRFAQKACSNIHILRLMREQGVKVDSVSLGEIERALAAGFDPKADSDAIVFTADLIDDATLARVHELQIPVNAGSVDMLEQLGQVSPGHRVWLRVNPGFGHGHSQKTNTGGENSKHGIWYADMPAALEVLQRYNLKLVGIHMHIGSGVDYGHLEQVCGAMVRQVIDFGQDLEAISAGGGLSIPYREGEEAIDTDHYYGLWSAARDRIAAHLGHAVKLEIEPGRFLVAEAGVLVAQVRSVKEMGSRHFVLIDAGFNDLMRPSMYGSYHHITALAADGRDLVNAPRIETVVAGPLCESGDVFTQQEGGKVETRSLPEVKPGDYLVLHDTGAYGASMSSNYNSRPLLPEVLFDNGVARLIRRRQTIQELLALELV; encoded by the coding sequence ATGCCACGCCCGCTCAACCAGACCGAAACCGATTTAAACGCCGATAACCTGCTGCGCCTGCCTGCCGAATTCGGCTGTCCGGTGTGGGTCTACGATGCGCAGATTGTCCGCGAGAAGATCGCCGCGCTGCATCAGTTTGACGTGGTGCGTTTTGCGCAGAAAGCCTGCTCCAATATTCATATTCTGCGCTTGATGCGCGAGCAGGGCGTGAAGGTTGACTCCGTATCGCTGGGTGAGATCGAACGTGCGCTGGCGGCCGGGTTTGATCCGAAAGCCGACAGCGACGCGATCGTCTTCACCGCTGACCTGATAGACGACGCCACGCTGGCGCGCGTGCACGAGCTGCAAATCCCGGTCAATGCTGGTTCGGTGGATATGCTGGAACAGCTTGGGCAGGTCTCTCCTGGCCATCGCGTCTGGCTGCGCGTCAACCCGGGCTTTGGTCACGGCCACAGTCAGAAAACCAACACTGGGGGCGAAAACAGTAAACACGGGATCTGGTATGCCGATATGCCTGCGGCGCTGGAGGTTTTACAACGCTACAACCTCAAGCTGGTGGGCATTCACATGCATATCGGGTCCGGCGTGGATTATGGCCATCTTGAGCAGGTCTGTGGCGCAATGGTGCGTCAGGTTATCGATTTTGGTCAGGATCTGGAGGCGATCTCCGCAGGGGGAGGGCTTTCGATCCCTTACCGCGAAGGAGAAGAGGCGATCGACACGGATCACTATTACGGCCTGTGGAGCGCCGCGCGTGACAGGATCGCTGCCCATCTGGGCCATGCGGTGAAGCTGGAGATTGAGCCGGGTCGTTTCCTGGTCGCCGAAGCTGGCGTGCTGGTGGCGCAGGTGCGGAGCGTGAAGGAGATGGGAAGCCGTCACTTTGTGCTGATTGATGCTGGCTTCAACGACCTGATGCGCCCGTCCATGTACGGCAGCTATCATCACATTACCGCGCTTGCCGCCGATGGCCGCGATCTGGTCAACGCGCCGCGCATCGAGACCGTTGTTGCCGGCCCGCTGTGTGAATCCGGTGACGTCTTTACTCAGCAGGAAGGCGGGAAAGTCGAAACCCGTTCGCTGCCAGAGGTAAAACCGGGAGATTATCTGGTGCTGCATGATACCGGTGCGTACGGGGCGTCTATGTCTTCCAACTACAATAGCCGCCCGCTGCTGCCGGAAGTGCTGTTTGATAACGGCGTGGCGCGGCTGATTCGCCGTCGCCAGACCATTCAGGAGCTGCTGGCGTTAGAGCTGGTCTGA
- a CDS encoding carbohydrate ABC transporter permease has product MADIQQLSTARSVAEREVARTLRREKINASVRYVILLVVGLLMLYPLVWMFSASFKPNHEIFTTLSLWPAHATWDGFVNGWKTGTEYNFGHYMLNTFKYVIPKVILTIISSTIVAYGFARFEIPWKKFWFATLITTMLLPSTVLLIPQYLMFREMGMLNSYMPLYLPLAFATQGFFVFMLIQFLRGVPRDMEEAAQIDGCNSIQVLWYVVVPILKPAIISVALFQFMWSMNDFIGPLIYVYSVDKYPIALALKMSIDVTEGAPWNEILAMASISILPSIIVFFLAQRYFVQGVTSSGIKG; this is encoded by the coding sequence ATGGCTGATATTCAACAACTCTCCACGGCAAGAAGCGTCGCCGAACGCGAAGTGGCCCGCACGCTGCGCAGAGAGAAAATCAACGCCTCCGTTCGCTATGTGATTCTGCTGGTTGTCGGCCTGCTGATGCTTTACCCGCTGGTGTGGATGTTCTCCGCGTCGTTCAAACCGAACCACGAGATCTTCACCACACTGAGCCTGTGGCCTGCCCACGCCACCTGGGATGGTTTCGTAAACGGCTGGAAAACCGGCACCGAGTACAACTTCGGCCATTACATGCTGAACACCTTTAAGTATGTGATCCCGAAAGTGATCCTGACCATTATCTCCTCCACCATCGTGGCGTACGGCTTTGCCCGCTTCGAGATCCCGTGGAAGAAGTTCTGGTTCGCCACGCTCATCACCACCATGCTGCTGCCCAGCACCGTGCTGCTGATCCCGCAGTACCTGATGTTCCGTGAAATGGGCATGCTCAACAGCTATATGCCGCTGTACCTGCCGCTGGCCTTCGCCACTCAGGGGTTCTTCGTCTTCATGCTGATCCAGTTCCTGCGCGGCGTCCCGCGTGACATGGAAGAGGCGGCGCAGATTGACGGCTGTAACTCCATTCAGGTGCTGTGGTACGTGGTAGTGCCGATCCTGAAACCGGCCATTATCTCCGTCGCCCTGTTCCAGTTCATGTGGTCCATGAACGACTTTATCGGGCCGCTGATTTACGTCTACAGCGTGGATAAATACCCCATCGCACTGGCGCTGAAAATGTCCATCGATGTCACCGAAGGCGCGCCGTGGAACGAAATTCTGGCAATGGCGAGCATCTCCATTCTGCCATCCATCATTGTCTTCTTCCTGGCACAGCGCTACTTCGTACAGGGCGTCACCAGCAGCGGAATTAAAGGTTAA
- a CDS encoding LysR family transcriptional regulator, producing the protein MPAVNLRHIEIFHAVMTTGNLTEAAHMLHTSQPTVSRELARFEKVLGLKLFERTRGRLHPTVQGLRLFEEVQRSWYGLDRIVSAAESLREFRQGELSIVCLPVFSQSFLPVLLQPFLARYPEVSLTIVPQESPLLEEWLSAQRHDLGLTETLVTPAGTERTELLSLDEVCVLPASHPLAHKTVLTPADFHGENYISLSQTDSYRQLLDGLFAEHQVKRRMVMETHSAASICAMVRAGVGISVVNPLTAMDYASSGVVLRRFSVSVPFTVSLIRPLHRPASALVDAFCEHLIAHARQVALRLPDLQKPL; encoded by the coding sequence ATGCCCGCCGTTAACCTACGCCATATCGAGATTTTTCATGCGGTGATGACCACCGGCAATCTCACTGAAGCCGCGCACATGCTGCACACCTCGCAGCCGACGGTCAGCCGCGAGCTGGCGCGTTTTGAGAAAGTGCTGGGGCTGAAGCTGTTTGAACGCACCCGCGGCAGGCTGCATCCAACGGTGCAGGGTTTACGTCTGTTTGAGGAGGTTCAGCGCTCCTGGTACGGGCTGGACAGGATCGTGAGCGCGGCAGAGAGCCTGAGGGAGTTCCGCCAGGGCGAACTGTCCATCGTCTGCCTGCCGGTCTTTTCCCAGTCATTCCTGCCGGTACTGTTACAGCCGTTTCTGGCCCGCTATCCGGAGGTCAGCCTGACCATCGTGCCGCAGGAGTCGCCGCTGCTGGAGGAGTGGCTTTCGGCCCAGCGCCACGATCTGGGTCTGACTGAAACCCTCGTCACGCCAGCGGGAACGGAACGCACGGAGCTGCTGTCGCTGGATGAGGTCTGCGTGCTGCCTGCCAGCCACCCGCTTGCCCACAAAACCGTGCTGACACCGGCGGATTTTCACGGTGAGAACTATATCAGCCTGTCGCAGACCGACAGCTACCGGCAGCTTCTGGATGGCCTGTTTGCCGAACATCAGGTGAAGCGGCGGATGGTGATGGAAACGCACAGTGCGGCGTCAATTTGCGCGATGGTGCGCGCGGGCGTGGGTATTTCGGTGGTGAACCCGCTCACGGCCATGGACTACGCCAGCAGCGGCGTGGTTCTGCGCCGTTTTAGCGTTTCCGTTCCCTTTACCGTGAGCCTGATCCGCCCGCTGCACCGGCCCGCCTCAGCGCTGGTTGATGCCTTTTGTGAACATCTGATTGCGCACGCGCGTCAGGTGGCGCTTCGCTTACCTGACCTGCAAAAACCTTTATGA
- the wzz(fepE) gene encoding LPS O-antigen length regulator Wzz(fepE) gives MSAMDFKKHTDLNFPHYAPPAVSAKEIDLLGLLDVLLAAKKRIITIVFAFALVGLAIAFLIPQKWTSKAVITPAEQTQWSSLRQMMVALQVLDVDVKITRADVFNLFIKKFQSQSLLEEYMKSSPYVMAQLDGAEVDPLELHRAVVNIAEKMKAVDNTQEKNADKAPYLSWTLSFTAPTAEDAQKVLNGYIQYISRIVEQETMQNIRDQLILRTKTVQQQLELDRVRLTNIHNTNLQRLNYSLEVANAAGIKKPVYSNGQAVKDDPDYSVALGADGIAQKLQIEKNLKDVSELNADFQNREYYLAQLQKLSFEDVSLEPFKYQLSPSMPVKKDGPGKALIVLLACILGGLFACGSVLLREAMSTRNPLPEQLPEPVTE, from the coding sequence ATGTCAGCGATGGATTTCAAAAAACATACGGATCTCAATTTTCCTCACTATGCTCCCCCGGCGGTCAGCGCTAAAGAAATAGATCTTCTGGGTCTGCTGGACGTCCTGCTGGCAGCAAAAAAACGCATCATCACCATTGTCTTTGCATTTGCACTGGTCGGCCTGGCAATCGCCTTTCTGATACCGCAAAAATGGACCAGTAAAGCGGTCATTACGCCCGCGGAACAGACGCAGTGGAGTTCGCTGCGCCAGATGATGGTGGCGCTCCAGGTGCTTGATGTCGACGTGAAAATTACCCGTGCGGATGTGTTTAATCTGTTTATCAAAAAGTTTCAGTCCCAGTCTCTGCTTGAAGAGTACATGAAGAGCTCACCTTACGTGATGGCTCAGCTCGATGGCGCTGAGGTTGACCCGCTGGAACTGCACCGCGCGGTGGTCAATATTGCCGAAAAGATGAAGGCTGTTGATAACACGCAGGAAAAAAATGCCGATAAAGCACCATACCTCTCCTGGACGTTAAGCTTCACAGCCCCAACGGCAGAGGATGCGCAGAAAGTGTTGAATGGTTACATTCAGTACATCTCCCGCATCGTCGAGCAGGAGACCATGCAAAACATTCGCGATCAGCTGATCCTGAGAACCAAAACGGTACAGCAGCAGCTGGAGTTGGATCGGGTCCGTCTGACCAATATCCACAATACCAACCTGCAACGCCTGAACTACTCGCTGGAAGTGGCGAACGCGGCTGGGATCAAAAAGCCGGTTTACAGCAATGGACAGGCGGTGAAAGACGATCCGGATTATTCCGTCGCCCTCGGTGCGGACGGGATTGCGCAGAAATTGCAGATTGAAAAAAATCTCAAGGACGTTTCTGAGCTGAACGCCGATTTCCAGAACCGCGAATACTATCTGGCACAGCTGCAAAAACTCTCCTTCGAAGATGTGAGCCTGGAGCCGTTCAAATACCAGCTTTCACCTTCTATGCCGGTGAAAAAAGATGGCCCGGGCAAAGCCCTCATCGTGCTGCTGGCGTGTATTCTGGGTGGACTGTTCGCCTGTGGCAGCGTGCTGCTGCGCGAGGCTATGAGCACCCGCAACCCGCTGCCGGAACAACTTCCTGAGCCGGTAACGGAATAA
- a CDS encoding carbohydrate ABC transporter permease has protein sequence MNENKLLGLAWISPYIIGLILFTAFPFVSSFFLSFTDYDLMSPPVFNGIENYRYMFTEDTLFWKSMGVTFAYVFLTIPLKLAFALGIAFVLNFKLRGIGFFRTAYYIPSILGSSVAIAVLWRALFAIDGLLNSFIGVFGFDPVNWLGEPSLALMSVTLLRVWQFGSAMVIFLAALQNVPQSQYEAAMIDGASKWQMFMKVTVPLITPVIFFNFIMQTTQAFQEFTGPYVITGGGPTYSTYLFSLYIYDTAFKYFDMGYGAALAWILFLVVAVFAGIAFKSSKYWVFYSADKGGKNG, from the coding sequence ATGAATGAAAACAAGCTGCTGGGGCTCGCATGGATATCACCCTATATCATCGGGCTGATACTCTTTACGGCATTCCCCTTCGTCTCATCGTTTTTCCTCAGCTTTACGGATTACGATTTGATGAGTCCGCCGGTGTTTAACGGCATCGAAAACTATCGCTACATGTTTACCGAAGACACGCTCTTCTGGAAATCCATGGGCGTGACCTTTGCCTATGTATTTTTAACCATCCCGCTAAAGCTCGCCTTTGCATTAGGAATTGCCTTTGTCCTGAACTTTAAATTACGCGGCATCGGCTTTTTCCGAACGGCCTACTATATTCCGTCGATCCTCGGCAGCTCCGTCGCCATTGCCGTATTGTGGCGCGCCTTATTTGCCATCGATGGCCTGCTGAACAGCTTTATCGGCGTTTTTGGCTTTGATCCGGTGAACTGGCTGGGCGAGCCGTCGCTGGCGCTGATGTCCGTTACCCTGCTGCGCGTCTGGCAGTTCGGTTCCGCGATGGTCATCTTCCTGGCCGCGCTGCAAAACGTACCGCAGTCCCAGTATGAAGCGGCAATGATCGATGGCGCATCGAAATGGCAGATGTTCATGAAGGTGACCGTGCCACTGATTACGCCGGTGATCTTCTTCAACTTCATCATGCAGACCACGCAGGCGTTCCAGGAATTTACCGGGCCGTACGTGATTACCGGCGGCGGGCCAACCTATTCGACCTATCTGTTCTCGCTCTACATCTACGACACCGCCTTTAAGTATTTCGATATGGGCTATGGCGCGGCGCTGGCGTGGATCCTGTTCCTGGTGGTGGCCGTCTTCGCCGGTATCGCCTTTAAGTCGTCGAAATACTGGGTGTTCTACTCCGCCGATAAAGGAGGCAAAAATGGCTGA
- a CDS encoding aspartate/glutamate racemase has protein sequence MKTIGLLGGMSWESTIPYYRLINEGVKQRLGGLHSASLLLHSVDFHEIEACQSSGEWDKAGQILADAALGLERAGAQGILLCTNTMHKVASHIEDRCSLPFLHIADATGRAIRTAGMTRVALLGTRYTMEQDFYRGRLSSQFGIESLIPEEADRARINQIIFDELCLGTFSEASRAWYVSVIEKLAQQGAEGVIFGCTEIGLLVPADRSPIPVFDTAAIHAADAVEFMLS, from the coding sequence ATGAAAACGATCGGTCTGTTAGGGGGCATGAGCTGGGAATCAACGATCCCGTACTACCGCCTGATTAATGAAGGCGTTAAACAGCGTCTGGGCGGTCTGCATTCAGCCAGCCTGCTGCTGCACAGCGTGGATTTCCATGAAATAGAAGCCTGCCAGTCGAGCGGGGAGTGGGACAAAGCGGGGCAGATACTGGCGGACGCCGCGCTCGGGCTGGAGCGTGCGGGCGCGCAGGGTATTCTGCTGTGTACCAACACCATGCATAAGGTGGCGTCGCACATTGAAGACCGCTGTTCGCTGCCGTTCTTACATATCGCGGATGCCACCGGGCGTGCCATACGTACCGCCGGCATGACGCGCGTGGCGCTGCTGGGGACGCGCTACACCATGGAACAGGATTTTTACCGCGGGCGGCTGAGCAGCCAGTTCGGGATTGAAAGCCTGATCCCGGAGGAGGCTGACCGGGCGCGCATTAACCAGATTATTTTTGATGAGCTGTGTCTGGGCACCTTCAGCGAAGCTTCGCGCGCCTGGTACGTCAGCGTGATAGAGAAACTGGCGCAGCAGGGAGCGGAAGGGGTCATCTTCGGCTGTACCGAAATCGGTCTGCTGGTGCCGGCAGACCGAAGCCCGATACCGGTCTTCGATACCGCCGCCATCCATGCCGCGGATGCGGTGGAGTTTATGCTGTCATAA
- a CDS encoding LacI family DNA-binding transcriptional regulator, with translation MATMLDVSLRAGVSKATVSRVLNGTGQVKESTRQQVFRAMEELGYRPNFLARSLANQTSNSIGLVVSTFDGFYFGRLLQQASRQTEKHGKQLIVTDGHDAPEQEEQAVQMLADRKCDAIVLYTRYMSEKTILKLINSVQTPLVIINREVSQAADRCVFFEQQDAAFKAVDYLISQGHREIACITVPIHTPTGKARLMGYRKALEKHGIRLDERRIKYGDAGMTRGYELCKELIAEKTSFSALFACNDDMALGASKALHQAGLKIPQDISLFGFDDAPSAKWLEPALSSVYLPIDNMIVTAIDQAIRLAKNQPVEAIPPFTGTLVLRDSVTTGPWFNQTSSNASSS, from the coding sequence ATGGCAACAATGCTGGATGTCTCACTGCGTGCGGGCGTGTCGAAGGCCACCGTTTCGCGCGTGCTGAACGGCACAGGTCAGGTTAAAGAGAGCACGCGTCAGCAGGTATTTCGCGCGATGGAGGAGCTGGGCTATCGTCCGAACTTTCTCGCGCGTTCGCTGGCTAACCAGACCAGCAACAGCATTGGTCTTGTCGTCTCGACGTTCGACGGTTTTTACTTTGGTCGTTTGCTACAGCAGGCGTCACGGCAGACCGAAAAGCACGGAAAACAGCTGATTGTTACCGACGGTCACGACGCCCCTGAACAGGAAGAACAGGCGGTGCAGATGCTCGCCGACCGCAAGTGCGACGCCATCGTGCTGTACACGCGATACATGAGCGAAAAGACGATCCTGAAGCTGATCAACAGCGTGCAGACGCCGCTGGTGATCATTAACCGTGAAGTGAGCCAGGCGGCGGATCGCTGCGTCTTCTTTGAACAGCAGGACGCGGCCTTCAAAGCGGTGGATTACCTGATAAGCCAGGGTCATCGGGAGATCGCCTGTATCACCGTCCCGATCCACACCCCAACGGGTAAAGCGCGGCTGATGGGCTACCGTAAGGCGCTGGAGAAGCACGGTATTCGTCTCGACGAGCGGCGGATTAAATACGGCGATGCAGGCATGACGCGGGGTTACGAGCTGTGCAAGGAGCTGATTGCGGAAAAGACATCGTTCAGCGCCCTGTTTGCCTGTAATGATGATATGGCCCTGGGCGCCTCCAAAGCATTACACCAGGCCGGGCTGAAGATCCCGCAGGATATTTCGCTGTTTGGTTTTGACGATGCCCCCAGCGCAAAGTGGCTGGAGCCTGCCCTGTCGTCGGTATATTTGCCGATCGACAACATGATCGTCACGGCAATCGACCAGGCGATCCGGCTGGCAAAAAACCAGCCGGTTGAAGCGATCCCGCCGTTCACCGGCACGCTGGTGTTACGCGATTCGGTGACAACAGGGCCGTGGTTTAATCAGACCAGCTCTAACGCCAGCAGCTCCTGA
- a CDS encoding ABC transporter ATP-binding protein yields the protein MAEVIFNKLEKVYSNGFKAVHAIDLKIAEGEFMVIVGPSGCAKSTTLRMLAGLETISGGEVRIGDKIVNNLAPKERGIAMVFQNYALYPHMTVRENLAFGLKLSKLPKDQIESQVNEAAKILELEELLDRLPRQLSGGQAQRVAVGRAIVKKPDVFLFDEPLSNLDAKLRASMRIRISDLHKQLKKSGKPATTVYVTHDQTEAMTMGDRICVMKLGHIMQVDTPDNLYHRPRNMFVAGFIGAPEMNIRKSVLVEKAGQLHIAIGDETMPLNAEKQEKVAAYAGQEIYYGVRPEFVSLSDEPFPNGGCSGEMVRVENMGHEFFVYLKVADYELTARIPSDEAKPMIDKGLHRKVYFTFEMNKCHIFDAKTEQNLSL from the coding sequence ATGGCTGAAGTTATTTTCAACAAGCTGGAAAAGGTCTACTCCAACGGCTTTAAAGCGGTACACGCTATCGATCTTAAAATTGCTGAAGGGGAATTCATGGTGATCGTCGGCCCATCCGGCTGCGCCAAATCCACGACCCTGCGCATGCTGGCGGGGCTCGAAACCATCAGCGGCGGCGAGGTGCGCATTGGCGACAAGATCGTGAACAACCTCGCGCCGAAAGAGCGCGGTATTGCAATGGTGTTCCAGAACTATGCCCTCTATCCGCACATGACGGTGCGCGAGAATCTGGCCTTTGGTCTCAAGCTGAGCAAACTGCCGAAAGATCAGATTGAGTCTCAGGTGAATGAAGCTGCCAAAATTCTTGAACTGGAAGAGCTGCTCGACCGCCTGCCGCGCCAGCTTTCCGGCGGCCAGGCGCAGCGCGTGGCGGTAGGCCGTGCGATTGTGAAAAAACCGGATGTGTTCCTGTTCGATGAGCCGCTTTCAAACCTCGACGCCAAACTGCGCGCTTCGATGCGTATTCGTATTTCCGACCTGCACAAGCAGCTGAAGAAGTCAGGAAAACCGGCGACCACCGTTTACGTGACACACGACCAGACCGAAGCGATGACTATGGGCGACCGCATCTGCGTGATGAAGCTCGGCCATATCATGCAGGTGGATACGCCGGACAACCTCTACCACAGGCCGAGGAACATGTTCGTGGCGGGCTTTATCGGCGCGCCGGAGATGAATATACGCAAAAGCGTACTGGTCGAAAAAGCGGGCCAGCTGCACATCGCCATTGGCGATGAAACCATGCCGCTGAACGCGGAGAAGCAGGAGAAAGTCGCGGCCTACGCGGGTCAGGAGATTTACTACGGCGTGCGTCCGGAATTTGTGTCGCTCTCTGATGAGCCCTTCCCGAACGGCGGCTGTAGCGGGGAGATGGTGCGCGTTGAGAACATGGGCCACGAATTCTTTGTGTACCTGAAGGTCGCGGACTACGAACTGACCGCCCGAATCCCGTCCGATGAAGCTAAGCCAATGATTGATAAGGGGCTTCATCGTAAGGTGTATTTCACGTTTGAGATGAACAAGTGTCATATTTTTGACGCAAAAACTGAACAGAACCTCTCTCTCTGA